From Ignisphaera aggregans DSM 17230, the proteins below share one genomic window:
- a CDS encoding transcriptional regulator, TrmB (InterPro IPR002831:IPR001845~KEGG: smr:Smar_0017 transcriptional regulator, TrmB~PFAM: regulatory protein ArsR; transcriptional regulator TrmB~SPTR: A3DKH1 Transcriptional regulator, TrmB~PFAM: Bacterial regulatory protein, arsR family) — MSRPQDDLSRTALKIYLYLLESKDPQGVREISRALNIPVSTVHYHMKKLLSLGIVREDSYGYRVSRVINIDGFIVFRQKLIPRLMVYAMFFIGLLIGEILLISIDGFNSDRLLMIIITIVSISIFILESINTKKSILR, encoded by the coding sequence ATGTCTAGACCACAGGATGATCTTAGTAGAACTGCTCTTAAGATATATCTCTATTTGCTAGAGTCAAAGGATCCACAGGGAGTTAGAGAGATTTCTAGAGCATTAAATATACCTGTAAGTACTGTTCACTACCATATGAAGAAGCTATTGAGTCTAGGTATAGTTAGAGAGGATTCTTATGGATATAGGGTTTCCAGGGTGATAAACATCGACGGATTTATAGTATTTAGACAGAAGCTCATCCCAAGACTTATGGTATATGCAATGTTCTTCATAGGTCTTTTAATAGGTGAAATACTTCTCATATCTATAGATGGATTTAATTCTGATAGATTATTGATGATAATTATAACGATAGTATCTATATCGATATTCATTCTTGAGAGTATAAATACCAAGAAATCAATATTGAGATAA
- a CDS encoding DNA polymerase beta domain protein region (InterPro IPR002934~KEGG: sso:SSO1884 hypothetical protein~PFAM: DNA polymerase beta domain protein region~SPTR: Q97X67 Putative uncharacterized protein~PFAM: Nucleotidyltransferase domain) has protein sequence MLSWVRYHFEHLRRWREYAEKICSSIKSLGLEAEVYVIGGVAEDRITVLSDIDILIVVENIDPSTKKKLAIDIMEKAIDSYGLPWDAPIELHIIDRNDMKTYFRLSKTIKIC, from the coding sequence GTGTTAAGCTGGGTTAGATATCATTTTGAGCATCTCAGAAGATGGAGGGAATATGCTGAGAAAATTTGTAGCTCTATAAAAAGTCTTGGACTGGAAGCAGAGGTCTATGTTATTGGAGGTGTAGCAGAAGATAGAATAACTGTTCTAAGCGATATAGATATTCTCATAGTTGTAGAAAATATTGATCCATCTACAAAGAAAAAACTTGCTATAGATATTATGGAGAAAGCTATAGATAGCTATGGACTCCCTTGGGATGCACCTATAGAACTCCATATAATTGATAGAAATGATATGAAGACATATTTTAGATTATCAAAGACAATCAAGATATGTTGA
- a CDS encoding HEPN domain protein (InterPro IPR007842~KEGG: tpe:Tpen_1688 HEPN domain-containing protein~PFAM: HEPN domain protein~SMART: HEPN domain protein~SPTR: A1S0V3 HEPN domain protein~PFAM: HEPN domain), which produces MSGEYVDRLRKRALSFLSEAERVSDPNLAIFLAEQSLQLYVKSVYYELFGSMLRGHKIRELLAILIKSLESHGYKAYADEILRFVDEHRRTLIELETAYTMARYGEIDYSVNDVKQAIDVVRKLIEILDQVCRGVKLG; this is translated from the coding sequence TTGAGTGGTGAATATGTTGATAGACTGAGGAAAAGAGCCTTAAGCTTCTTATCAGAGGCTGAAAGGGTTTCTGATCCAAATCTAGCAATATTTCTAGCTGAGCAGAGTCTTCAATTATATGTAAAAAGTGTTTACTATGAGCTCTTTGGATCTATGCTTAGAGGTCATAAGATTAGAGAGCTTCTAGCTATATTAATAAAATCTTTAGAGAGTCATGGCTATAAAGCTTATGCTGATGAAATTCTAAGATTTGTTGATGAACATAGAAGAACTCTTATAGAGTTAGAGACAGCTTATACAATGGCTAGATATGGAGAAATTGACTATAGTGTTAATGATGTTAAACAGGCTATAGACGTTGTTAGAAAGCTTATAGAGATTTTGGATCAGGTGTGTAGAGGTGTTAAGCTGGGTTAG
- a CDS encoding peptidase U62 modulator of DNA gyrase (COGs: COG0312 Zn-dependent protease and their inactivated homologs~InterPro IPR002510:IPR006162~KEGG: dka:DKAM_0933 peptidase U62, modulator of DNA gyrase~PFAM: peptidase U62 modulator of DNA gyrase~SPTR: B8D578 Peptidase U62, modulator of DNA gyrase~PFAM: Putative modulator of DNA gyrase), giving the protein MEDLIIYAVDYGLRLGARYVEARYHRIDGFSITSRNGAIIASGIDSSEGIGIRVLVDGAIGFSSTNRLDRESIRIAVENAYRDAKNHSKFMKRPIEFGEARLGRARYSVIEKKPFNSIDIESKVEIHRDLWDRASSSVKEARLGVLTISYGEFIESKIVVNSDGAYIESTIPRISMYYNIVVMHPEKGSLQRFEQLGASGGLEWLDIWRLDEAIPNEVKIYEKALLTAIEPPKEEIPVVIGSEIVGLIVHESCGHPSEADRILGREAAQAGKSFIKPNMIGERIGNEYATVIDDPTIPNSYGFYLYDDEGVAARPRYLYREGVINEFLHNRWTAKIFGVESNGAARSMDYMSEPIIRMSNTYLKPGDYSFEELIEDIDLGIYMKSYMEWNIDDERWSQRYVGLEAYLIERGELKTFVRNPVLEITTKSFYSLIDAVGKELRFYAGTCGKGEPMQGVPVWFGGPDVRLKKIRVKTL; this is encoded by the coding sequence ATGGAGGACTTGATTATATATGCTGTTGACTATGGACTAAGGCTAGGGGCTAGATATGTAGAGGCAAGGTATCATAGAATTGATGGATTTAGTATTACATCTAGGAATGGTGCTATTATTGCTTCTGGTATAGACTCTTCTGAGGGTATTGGGATAAGAGTTCTTGTTGATGGTGCTATAGGTTTTTCCTCAACAAATAGACTTGATAGAGAGTCTATTAGAATTGCTGTTGAGAATGCTTATAGAGATGCTAAGAATCATTCAAAGTTTATGAAGAGACCTATAGAGTTTGGAGAGGCTAGACTTGGGAGAGCTAGATATAGTGTTATTGAGAAGAAGCCTTTTAACTCTATAGATATAGAGTCTAAGGTTGAGATACATAGAGATCTATGGGATAGAGCTTCAAGTTCTGTTAAGGAGGCTAGGCTAGGGGTATTGACTATAAGCTATGGAGAGTTTATTGAGAGTAAAATTGTTGTTAATAGTGATGGTGCATATATAGAGAGTACCATTCCTAGAATATCAATGTATTATAATATAGTTGTGATGCATCCTGAGAAGGGATCTCTACAGAGATTTGAACAACTGGGAGCTAGTGGAGGTCTTGAGTGGCTAGATATATGGAGACTTGATGAAGCTATACCAAATGAGGTTAAGATATATGAGAAAGCACTTCTAACAGCTATAGAGCCTCCAAAAGAGGAGATACCTGTGGTAATCGGTAGCGAGATTGTTGGTCTAATTGTCCATGAGAGCTGTGGACATCCTAGTGAGGCTGATAGGATTCTTGGTAGAGAGGCTGCACAAGCAGGTAAAAGCTTTATCAAACCAAATATGATTGGGGAGAGAATAGGGAATGAATATGCTACAGTAATAGATGATCCAACTATACCTAATAGCTATGGCTTCTATCTATATGACGACGAGGGTGTTGCTGCAAGACCTAGATATCTATATAGAGAGGGTGTAATAAACGAGTTTCTCCATAATAGATGGACAGCAAAGATATTTGGTGTAGAGAGCAATGGTGCTGCAAGATCTATGGACTATATGAGTGAGCCAATAATAAGAATGTCAAATACATATCTAAAGCCAGGAGACTATAGCTTTGAAGAACTTATAGAGGATATAGATCTCGGTATATATATGAAGAGCTATATGGAGTGGAATATAGATGATGAGAGATGGAGCCAGAGATATGTAGGTCTAGAAGCATATCTAATAGAAAGAGGAGAACTAAAAACATTTGTTAGAAATCCAGTTCTAGAGATAACAACAAAAAGTTTCTATAGCCTCATAGATGCTGTGGGAAAAGAGCTTAGATTCTATGCAGGTACATGCGGAAAAGGAGAACCAATGCAAGGAGTACCAGTATGGTTTGGAGGACCAGATGTAAGACTCAAGAAAATTAGAGTTAAAACCCTATAA